From Pongo pygmaeus isolate AG05252 chromosome 22, NHGRI_mPonPyg2-v2.0_pri, whole genome shotgun sequence, one genomic window encodes:
- the RBM11 gene encoding splicing regulator RBM11 codes for MFPAQEEADRTVFVGNLEARVREEILYELFLQAGPLTKVTICKDREGKPKSFGFVCFKHPESVSYAIALLNGIRLYGRPINVQYRFGSSRSSEPANQSFESYLKINSHNYRNEEMVVGRSSFPMQYFPINNTSLPQEYFLFQKMQWHVYNPVLQLPYYEMTAPLPNSASVSSSLNHVPDLESGPSSYKWTHQQPSDSDLYQMTAPLPNSASVSSSLNHVPDLEAGPSSYKWTHQQPSDSDLYQMNKRKRQKQTSDSDSSTDNNRGNECSQKFRKSKKKKRY; via the exons ATGTTCCCTGCCCAGGAGGAGGCCGACAGGACCGTATTTGTGGGGAATTTAGAGGCCCGAGTTCGGGAAGAGATTCTGTACGAGCTGTTCCTTCAG gcGGGGCCACTAACCAAAGTGACTATATGcaaagacagagaaggaaagcCAAAGTCTTTTGGATTTGTCTGCTTTAAACACCCAGAATCAGTGTCTTATGCCATAGCTTTGCTGAATGGAATTCGTTTATATGGAAGACCAATTAACGTGCAGTATCGATTTG GGAGTTCTCGCTCTTCTGAACCAGCTAACCAAAGTTTTGAGAGCTATCTTAAGATAAATTCACATAACTacag GAATGAAGAAATGGTGGTGGGCAGATCTTCCTTTCCCATGCAGTATTTTCCAATTAATAATACTTCTTTACCTcaagaatattttctctttcagaagATG CAGTGGCATGTGTATAATCCAGTGCTGCAGCTTCCTTACTATGAAATGACAGCTCCACTTCCTAATAGTGCATCTGTGTCTTCCTCACTGAATCATGTTCCAGATCTTGAGTCTGGACCCAGCTCATATAAATGGACTCACCAACAACCAAGTGACTCTGACCTTTATCAGATGACAGCTCCACTTCCTAATAGTGCATCTGTGTCTTCCTCACTGAATCATGTTCCAGATCTTGAGGCTGGACCCAGCTCATATAAATGGACTCACCAACAACCAAGTGACTCTGACCTTTATCAGATGAATAAACGAAAGAGACAAAAGCAAACAAGTGATAGTGATAGTAGCACAGACAACAACAGAGGCAACGAATGTAGCCAAAAGTTCCGAAAGtctaagaagaagaaaagatactAG